Genomic window (Paucidesulfovibrio gracilis DSM 16080):
GGGAACGGATATGGCGTTGCCGTTCCAGCTCCAGGTGCCGATGGTCCGTGGACACCCGCAAGGGAGTCTCCTGGTCCTTGGCCACTACCACCAGCTGATAGACGGTTTTTTTAGTGCTCATGGTGCCTCCTTGTTGGTCCGGGCAACAACCCGGCAGTGCGCGGAAACATAGTCGCCACGGACCGGATGGTCAAGACGTGTGCGTCGTGTTCTGCTCCGGCGGGGCGGAAACAAAAAACGGGCCGAACCGGACGAATTGCCCAGGGTCCGGCCCGTGTACAGGGTACGATTCGAGCAGGGGACTAGTCTTCCTCGTCCACCTTTTCGGCAATGGAGCATTCCGTGGTCAGCATCAGGCCGGAGACGGAAGCCGCGTTTTGCAGGGCGATGCGCACCACCTTTTTGGGGTCGATGACGCCCGAGGCGAGCAGGTCTTCATACTGGCCCACTGCGGCGTTAAAGCCGAATCCGTCCTTGCCGTCGCGTACTTTCGCCACCACCAGGGAGCCTTCAAAGCCCGCGTTGGAGGCGATCTGGCGCAGCGGCTCCTCAATAGCCCGACGGATGATGTCCACGCCGGCCAATTCGTCGTCGTCGGCCGGGGTCAGGTTGTCCAGGGCCGCGGCAGCGCGGACCAGGGCGCACCCGCCACCGGGCAGAATGCCTTCCTCAGCCGCGGCGCGGGTGGCGTGCAGGGCGTCTTCCACGCGGTCGCGCTTTTCTTTCATGGCCACTTCCGTGGCTGCGCCGACTTGGATGACGGCCACACCGCCCATGAGTTTGGCCAGGCGCTCGTGCAGCTTTTCCTGGTCGTAGCTGGAGGTGGACTCGCGGATTTCCGCCTCGATGGTGTCGCAGCGGTGCTTGATGGCCTCGGCGTCGCCCAGGCCGTCCACGATGGTGGTGTTGTCCTTGCTGACCGTGATCTTTTTGGCGCTGCCGAGGTGGTTGATGGTCAGGGATTCCAGGCTGATGGCCAGGTCGTCCGTGGCCACCTCGCCGCCCGTGAGCACGGCGATGTCCTGGAGCATGGCCTTGCGGCGGTCGCCAAAGGCCGGCGCCTTGATGGCGCAGATTTTCAGGCCGCCGCGCAGCTTGTTGACCACCATGGTGGCCAGGGCTTCGCCCGCGATGTCCTCGGCGATGATCAGCAGGGGACGCTGGGTTTTGACGACCTGCTCCAGCACGGGCAGGATTTCACGCAGATTGGAGATTTTTTTGTCCGTGAGCAGGACGTAGGGTTCCTCCATCTCGCAGACCATCTTTTCCTGGTCCGTAACGAAATGGGGGGAAACGTAGCCCCGGTCCAGCTGCATGCCTTCCACCACGTCCAGGGTGGTTTCCATGGACTTGGCTTCCTCAATGGTGATCACGCCCTCATGGCCGATCTTGTCCATGGCCTGGGCCAGGATGTCCCCCACGGAGGTGTCGCCGTTGGCGGAGATGGTGCCGATCTGGGCCAGTTCCGCCACGCTGTTGATGGGCTTGGCCATGCTGTCCAGCTGTTCGATCACCGCGTTTACGGCTTTGTCGATGCCGCGCTTCACGGCCAGGGGGTTGCGTCCGGCGGCAATGAGCTTGAGACCCTGGGAGAAGACGGCCTGGGCCAGCACCGTGGCGGTGGTGGTACCGTCGCCGGCGATGTCGTTTGTCTTGGAGGCCACTTCCTTGACCATCTGGGCGCCCATGTTCTCGAACTTGTCGCTGAGGTCGATTTCTTTGGCCACGGTCACGCCGTCCTTGGTGATGGACGGGGTCCAGCCTTTTTCCAGCAGGACGTTGCGGCCCTTGGGACCGAGGGTGACCTTGACGGCGTCGGCCAGGGTATCCACGCCCCGTTTCAGGCCGTTGCGGGCAATCTCTTGAAAATTGATGCTTTTAGCGCTCATGGTGTGATGATCCTTGTGAACTTATTCAACGATGGCGATGACGTCGTCCTGGCGCATGATGACCAGTTCCAGGCCGTCCACCTTGAACTCGGTTCCGGCGTATTTGGCAAAGAGCACGGTGTCGCCCTTTTTCAGATTCATGGCGGCTTCGCCTTTGCCCGGGCCCACGGCCAGGACAGTGCCGCGCTGGGGGCGTTCCTTGGCGGAATCGGGGATGATGATGCCGGAAGCGGTGCGCTCCTCGGATTCCTCGCGCTGAATCAGAACATTGTCGTGCAGGGGCTTCAGGTTCATGACGGTCTCTCTCCTTGAAGTTCGCGGAATGTATGGAACGGCGGGGCGGTTTGAGCCGCACTCCCGGCCGGGCATGTACGCAGGTTGGGAGAATAAGCAGCCCGGCCCGCAAGTCAAGGGGGCCGGGACAAACTTTCGCGCAAACTGAATCGTGGATTGGAAACACGCTTTATACGAGTTGGACTGGTCCTTGATGGCGGGATAGCTCAAAAAACAGCACCGGAGGAATTCCTTTAGCCGATTCTAATACAAGACCTCATGCTGCCTTATGGGGATAACGGTAGCAGAACCTATTAATAGTAAGCATATCCCCAGTCGTCGATATAGGCTTTGAAGCGGATATTGATGTCGTCAAGAATGACTTGCGGCAATACTTCCTTATATCCCCCATATCCTCCTTTTCGTACATGGCCTTTGGGATATGTGCCCACGGTTCCGGCGTTCTTTTTGACGTTCTGTAGAGTATTTTTCTCAATGGCGTCTTGAACGGCCTGTTCTGAGTATTCTATTTTCCACCATTTTAGAACACGGGTTATTTCACCGAAGGTGTCGTCGTGAAGGTCTTCATATCTGACGATGGGAATGCCTGTGCGGACAAGAGTTTTGGGGTATTCTATCCAGTCTCCCCAACGCCTGTGTTGGGAATAAATCGGTAAAAACCACTGAAAGTAAAACTGCTCCATGGTTCTGAGCAAGGGTGCTCTGGAGTCCTTTGCTGCCGGCCCTTTGGGAAGCCAGTGCCAAAGTGAGACCACCATGTCCCGGATGTCGCGAATGATGCAGGCCGACCTAAGAATATTTGTATTGTATCGGTGCTTATCCCGGAATTTCGAATGCGTGAACTGCACCTGTGTTTTGAACTCCAGGCCAAGGGACTCGACAATAAGATTGTTGAACCAATAATTTCCAGTTTTAGGGAGTCCAAAGAGCAAAATGTGTTTTCCGTCACGCATGGAATCAACGGTGATAGGGGCTACGCATGTGGCGTAATTATCGCTTAGGCCAACGAAGGCGGGACTCTTTTGGACTCGGAAGAGCGAGCGGCCCAGAGTGGTGTCGCGAATGTGGTAAAGAGGGTTTTGGGAACGAATGGTAAATAGCGCCATCTTGTTGGTTCTCCATGCCATGTGTTGTTCAGGAAAGCTGGGAGCCGGGAATAGCAAAGTCTTGGACCACCGAACCGGAGCTGCCAGTAATCAGCCGGACTCCGTAAGCGGACGGGTTATGAAAGAATGGATCGTTTGGTTCGCATGGTTGTCTCGTGCGTCAGGTTAGGCCAGGGCGTCGCGGATTTGCAGAGCCAACCGGTGTCCGCCGGCCACGTCCGGAAGATTGGTCAGGGGTGTCTCTCCCCGCTCCAGGCAATGAAGGAAGTGTTCCAGCTCATCCAGAAACATTTGGTTTCGTTCAAAGGAGGAAAAGTCTTCCACGGTTTCGGTCCCGTCCGTGCCGCGCAGGGTGATGCAGCTGGTCATGCCCTGCCATTCGATGGTGCCGTTCTCGGCGTAGAGCGTGATCCGGCGGGTGGGAGGACGCTGCACAAAGGACATTTGCAGCGTCACCGGGAAGGGGCGTCCGTCCACGCCAAATTCCAGCAGAGCGCAGGCCGTGTCCTCCACGTCCAGTTCCAGGCTGGAAAGGGTTCCCCCGCTGGCGTGGACCGAGTGCGGCTCTCCAAGCATGGCCGAGATCAAGTCCAGCTCATGGATTTCCGAAAGCACGGCCCCGCCGCCCAGATCCTTACGACCGGCGTAGAACTCGTTGTACTTTTCATAGGAGTGCCAGGCAGGCATGTAGGAATTGAGCTGCACGTGCATGGTGTGGGGCCGTCCCGCGGCACGCTCCCGGACCAGTTCCAGGAATCGGCGCACCCCGGGATGAAAGCGGAACATATAGCCCACCATGACCGGAGTGGCGGGCCGGGAGGCCAGACGCACCAAGTCGTCCAGCCCCTCATGGTCCGCGGAGACCGGCTTTTCCAGGAAAACCGGAACCCCGCCCCGGGCCAGGGCCGTGGCCTGCTCCATGTGCGCGCTGGTGGGGGAGGCCACCACCGCGAGGTCCGGCTTCCAGGCCAGGGCTTCATCCAGATCGGCCAGACGCTGGATGCCGTATTTTTCCATGATGTCCACGGAATAATCGGGTTGCAGGTCATAGCCGATTTCAAAGGCGCGGTCGCCGTGCCGCACCGCGGCAAGACGCACGTCCGGCCTGAGTTGGAGCAGGTTGCGAAGATGGCGTTGTCCCACGCCGCCGAGTCCGAGGAAAAGCGCTTTCATGGAAAATCCGTGTTTCAAGCCGGGCTATTTCTTTTCCCGGGTGTAGGAGTTGAAGTCCGCTACCTTGCGGAATACGGGCCGGACCGGGATGCCGTCGATCTGCGAGCGCAGATCCAGCCCTTTGTCCACCACATCCTTGAATTTTTTCAGGGCGGTTTCATAGGCATTGAGGGTAAAGGCGATGTCCTTGTCCCCGTGCGACCAGGAAATGGCGTGGTACGCTGCCCAGAGAACGCCCTCGCGCAGCAACTCCTGCTGGAGGAAGGATTTCATCTCCAGATCGTCGTACCGGCCTTGCCCGTTGAAGCTGATGATGGTCCGGCAGGGATAGCCCAGGCACTGGAAGAAATCGTCCAGGCCCAGATCCTTTACCAGGGTGTTGAAGCCTGTTTGCAGCACCTCGCCCACGCGCCAGAGGTGGGCGGGGACGTTGTTTTCCTTGATCTTGGGGATGGCGGCGCTTGCCGCGGCCAAGCCAATGCAGTCTCCGCCGTAGGTAAAGGAGAAGAACGTTTTTTCCAGGGCAAAGAGATATTCTTTTTTTCCGCAGATGGCGGAAAGCGGCACGGCGTTGGAAATGGCCTTGGCCAGGGAGGTCAGGTCCGGGGTCACGCCGGTCAGTTCCTGGGCGCCGCCCACGGCAAAACGGTAGCCTGTGATGATTTCGTCGAACATGAGCAGCGCGCCGTAGTGGTGCGCCATTTTTTTCACTTCATGGAGGAAATTGTCCTTGGGTTCAAGGATGGTCAGCGCCTCCATGATCACGATGGCCACTTCGTCCGGGTGCGCCTTGAAAATTTGTTCCAGGCTGTCCAGGTCGTTGTAGTTGAAGGAGTGGGCGAGCTGCTTGTTGAATTCCGGAATGCCGCTGTTCAGGTCCGTGTTGGCGATGTACCAGTCGTGCCAGCCGTGGTAGCCGCAATAGGCGATGTGGTCGCGGCCCGTGACGGCCCGGGCAATGCGCACGCCCACGCTGGTGGCGTCCGCGCCGTTTTTGCCGAAGCGGGCGGCCTCGGCGCAAGGCACGGTGTCGATGATCTTTTCGGTCACGTCCACTTCCAGCTCGTTCATGAGGCTGAAGGTGGTGCCTCGTCCGAGCTGATCAATGATGGCGTTGTTCACGTCCTCATCACAATAGCCCAGCACGATGGGATGGCAGCCCATGATGTAGTCGAGGTATTTGTTCTCGTCCACGTCCCAGACGTAGGCTCCTTTGCCTCGGTGCAGATATTTGGGGGCAAAGCCTTCCACAAACTGGGTCACGCCTTTGGAAAAGGTCTGGCTTCCCGCTGGAATGATGTCCTTGGCGCGGGCGTAGATTTCATTGGATCGTTGAATGTTCGGTTTAGTCATCATGATCTCCCGTAGGGTATCCGGCGGCCTTCCAACGCTCGTAATCTTCGGGTTCGTCGATCTCTATGAGTCGGTCGCGGGTGGTTTCGTCAAGAAAGTATGGATGGGTGTCGGCGTTGATCATCTCGCTGTTGAGCGTGGGCAGTGCGCCCGCCCGGAAGCTGTACACGTAATGATAGTGTACCCAGGCGTCGGGAAGGTCTTGCCGACGAAAGCAGTCGTTTTCGATGTATTGTACCATTTTGCCGGAGTCGGGATCCCGGCGCCAGCAGTTGTAGGGATGGCTTCGGGCCGGGACAAAGGTGCAGAGGCTGTCGCACCGACCGCTTTCCACAATGCCCCGGGCATGCTCGAAGTGGCGCCGGCTTTTGTACAGCACGGGCAGGTAGAACAGCCAAAGGTAGTCGTCCGGGTGAATGTCCATGCCCGCGATCACGCTTTCGAACACGGCGTGGATGGGTACGGCGGATCCGGCCAAAGCCTGGGGCCGCTGGTGCACCTCGTGGCCGCGTTCCCTGGCGTATTCCTCCACCACGGGGTCGTCCGTGGACACGATGACGCGGTCGAACCATTCCACGGTGTCGAGGAAATCCGCGGTGAAGCAGAAGAACTTGCGGTTTTTGAATTTAAATCCCTTGCTGCCCATACGGGCCGGGATCACGGCGATGTGACGCGGCATGCTTACCTCTCTGCCGGGTTGAACAGGCTCATGATGCGCAGGTCATGCAGGCGGCCGTTCAGCAGTTTGTGGGCGCGCAGAACGCCTTCGGTCTGAAAGCCGTTTTTTTCGTAGATGCGCACGGCGGCTTTATTTTCTTCGACCACGTCCAGAAAGAGCTTGCGGAATCCGAGAGTACGAAAACAGATGTCCGCGGCCAGAGCCACGGTTTCGGTTCCCACGCCCCGGCCGTGGTAGTCCGCGTTGCCGATCATCATGGAATATTGGCACACGCGGGATTCATGGTCCATGGGTCCGAGGCGCACGTTACCGATGTGCTCGTCCGTTGCGCGGTCCAGGATGGCCAGAAACACGTTGTCCGGGCTTTCCACAAGGCCGCGCACATAGGCAAGCACGTCATCCAGGGTCGTGTCCTTGTTGGGCTTGAGCAGGTACCGGTTGACCCTTTCGTCATGCAGCCACGACAGGTATTGTTCATTCACCAGCGCGTAGTCGAACGACCTGAGGGTCAACCGTTCCGAACATGCCTCCAGGGGAGTGTCCATGGGGCGAACTCAGCCGTTGACCGGTGCCAGCTTTTTGCGGATGGCCTGTTCTTTTTCCCCGATCTGTTTTTCCGGGCTGCCCAGTGCCTTCTCCACGGTGCGGATCATGCGGCAGAGGCGGTTGAATCCGCCCATCTCCACGGAGGCAGCCTGGTCGGAACCGTACATGGCGCGGTCCAGGGTGATGTGGCGTTCGATGGAGCTGGCACCGAGGGCTGCAGCGGCCACGCTCACGGTGAGTCCCACTTCGTGGCCGGAGTAGCCCACGTTGCAGCCGAAACGTTCGCGCAGGGTTTCCATGACGCGCAGGTTGGCGTCCTCATCGGCCATGGGGTAGGTGGAAACGCAGTGCATCAGCTCAAAGGGGCAGTCCGCCTTGCGGAAGATTTCCACGGCCTTGGCGATTTCGTCCATGGTGTGCATGCCCGTGGAAATGAAGGTGTGCCGCCCTTTGGCCGCGATTTTTTCCAGCAGCGGGGTATTGGTGAGCATGGCAGAGGCCACTTTGTCGTGCTTGAGATCAAAGCCGTGCAAAAAATCCTGGGCATCGAGATCCCAGGCCGAGGCAAACCATTCAATGCCTTTTTCGCGGCAATAGGCGTCGATCTGCCGATACTCCTCAAGACCGAACTCCAGGCCTTCCTTTTGTTCGCGCTGGGTGGTTCCCCAGGGGCTTTCCCTTGGGGAGTCAAGAAATTCTTTCGTGTAGACGTTGTCAATGGTGCGTTTCTGGAATTTCACCGCATCGGCACCCGCTTCCGCCGCACCGTCGATGAGTTTTTTCGTAATGTCCAGATCCCCGTTGTGGTTGATGCCGATCTCGCCGATTATGAAGATGCTCATGACTGCTCCCCGGATGCAAGGTTTATGATGTTTCGGTCAGTTCCTGAAGGTATCGCGCGTAGGAATCCACCACATCGTGCGGCGGTTCGTTCGCATATACGTAGTAATCAATCAGTGTTTGCAGACGTCCCCCGTCATACAGTGTTTCATTCCCGTGTTCAACAGCCGTATCCAGCCGGGCCGTGAACTCTTGAAACGAGTGGGGATTATCGTGAAATCCGAACGGTTTGAAAACCATTTTCAGCCGTGTGGCGTATTCCAGAAGCAACACGGGCTTGGAGCGCGCATACGCATCCATCAGTACGCTGGAGCAGCAGCCCACCACCAGATCGGCCCCGGAGATCAGGGCGTGGGTGTGGATGGAGTCTTCCACGGTCCGGCTCCGGTAGGGCCGCAGGAGTTTGCCCTGCCGGTGGGAAAGTCCCCGGGCGTTGCCCTTGATGCGCAGGATGATTCCGGGATGCTCCGCCAGATGGCGTAAGGCCCGGAATTGTTCGTCAATGTCCAAAAATTCCCAGTGCCGCCCGGCCATGTCGATGCCGCCCTTTTCCAGGATCATGAGCACATGCAGTTTTTGGGAGTCCTTCTGTTGTGCGGCGGGATACAGGCTTGAGAGCTGCTTCAGCCAGAGCGGATCAAAGCGAGCCGACCCCATTGCCCGGACCGTGGCCTCGGGGTGGCGCAGGCGTTGGCTGTCGCACTGCTGTGGGGTGCAGACCAGAATATGATCAAAGGTCGGTTCCGGGACCGGATCTGAATTGCCGCTGGTGAGAGCGTCGAATTCCGGGTCTGTGAACCCGGTGTGCAGTTGAAAGCCGTGGGGCAGGGCCACGTTGGAGCCGCCGCGTTCGTGGATGGCTTTTCGCAGTGTGCGGATTTCCGGGCTGTTGCAATGGTCGCTCACCAGCAGGGAGCCGTGTGGGGCGCTGCGTACCGCCTCCAGCACGTAGTCCATGTTGTTGCCGGATCGTACGAGCTTGCGATGGAGGAGCTTGCGGGCCTTGCGCCGCACCAGACGGGAGGGGGCTTTGGTGGAGAGCGTGAACACGGCTTGACGCAACGCTCCGCGCAGATGCGGCGTTTCCAGCCGGACCCCCTGTCGGGCCAGGAAGTCCAGGCGCGGATCAATGCCCGGCTCAATGGACGGGTCCGGGTAGAGCACC
Coding sequences:
- the groL gene encoding chaperonin GroEL (60 kDa chaperone family; promotes refolding of misfolded polypeptides especially under stressful conditions; forms two stacked rings of heptamers to form a barrel-shaped 14mer; ends can be capped by GroES; misfolded proteins enter the barrel where they are refolded when GroES binds), translating into MSAKSINFQEIARNGLKRGVDTLADAVKVTLGPKGRNVLLEKGWTPSITKDGVTVAKEIDLSDKFENMGAQMVKEVASKTNDIAGDGTTTATVLAQAVFSQGLKLIAAGRNPLAVKRGIDKAVNAVIEQLDSMAKPINSVAELAQIGTISANGDTSVGDILAQAMDKIGHEGVITIEEAKSMETTLDVVEGMQLDRGYVSPHFVTDQEKMVCEMEEPYVLLTDKKISNLREILPVLEQVVKTQRPLLIIAEDIAGEALATMVVNKLRGGLKICAIKAPAFGDRRKAMLQDIAVLTGGEVATDDLAISLESLTINHLGSAKKITVSKDNTTIVDGLGDAEAIKHRCDTIEAEIRESTSSYDQEKLHERLAKLMGGVAVIQVGAATEVAMKEKRDRVEDALHATRAAAEEGILPGGGCALVRAAAALDNLTPADDDELAGVDIIRRAIEEPLRQIASNAGFEGSLVVAKVRDGKDGFGFNAAVGQYEDLLASGVIDPKKVVRIALQNAASVSGLMLTTECSIAEKVDEED
- a CDS encoding co-chaperone GroES, encoding MNLKPLHDNVLIQREESEERTASGIIIPDSAKERPQRGTVLAVGPGKGEAAMNLKKGDTVLFAKYAGTEFKVDGLELVIMRQDDVIAIVE
- a CDS encoding sulfotransferase domain-containing protein — its product is MALFTIRSQNPLYHIRDTTLGRSLFRVQKSPAFVGLSDNYATCVAPITVDSMRDGKHILLFGLPKTGNYWFNNLIVESLGLEFKTQVQFTHSKFRDKHRYNTNILRSACIIRDIRDMVVSLWHWLPKGPAAKDSRAPLLRTMEQFYFQWFLPIYSQHRRWGDWIEYPKTLVRTGIPIVRYEDLHDDTFGEITRVLKWWKIEYSEQAVQDAIEKNTLQNVKKNAGTVGTYPKGHVRKGGYGGYKEVLPQVILDDINIRFKAYIDDWGYAYY
- a CDS encoding Gfo/Idh/MocA family protein translates to MKALFLGLGGVGQRHLRNLLQLRPDVRLAAVRHGDRAFEIGYDLQPDYSVDIMEKYGIQRLADLDEALAWKPDLAVVASPTSAHMEQATALARGGVPVFLEKPVSADHEGLDDLVRLASRPATPVMVGYMFRFHPGVRRFLELVRERAAGRPHTMHVQLNSYMPAWHSYEKYNEFYAGRKDLGGGAVLSEIHELDLISAMLGEPHSVHASGGTLSSLELDVEDTACALLEFGVDGRPFPVTLQMSFVQRPPTRRITLYAENGTIEWQGMTSCITLRGTDGTETVEDFSSFERNQMFLDELEHFLHCLERGETPLTNLPDVAGGHRLALQIRDALA
- a CDS encoding aminotransferase class III-fold pyridoxal phosphate-dependent enzyme; its protein translation is MTKPNIQRSNEIYARAKDIIPAGSQTFSKGVTQFVEGFAPKYLHRGKGAYVWDVDENKYLDYIMGCHPIVLGYCDEDVNNAIIDQLGRGTTFSLMNELEVDVTEKIIDTVPCAEAARFGKNGADATSVGVRIARAVTGRDHIAYCGYHGWHDWYIANTDLNSGIPEFNKQLAHSFNYNDLDSLEQIFKAHPDEVAIVIMEALTILEPKDNFLHEVKKMAHHYGALLMFDEIITGYRFAVGGAQELTGVTPDLTSLAKAISNAVPLSAICGKKEYLFALEKTFFSFTYGGDCIGLAAASAAIPKIKENNVPAHLWRVGEVLQTGFNTLVKDLGLDDFFQCLGYPCRTIISFNGQGRYDDLEMKSFLQQELLREGVLWAAYHAISWSHGDKDIAFTLNAYETALKKFKDVVDKGLDLRSQIDGIPVRPVFRKVADFNSYTREKK
- a CDS encoding acylneuraminate cytidylyltransferase family protein, whose amino-acid sequence is MPRHIAVIPARMGSKGFKFKNRKFFCFTADFLDTVEWFDRVIVSTDDPVVEEYARERGHEVHQRPQALAGSAVPIHAVFESVIAGMDIHPDDYLWLFYLPVLYKSRRHFEHARGIVESGRCDSLCTFVPARSHPYNCWRRDPDSGKMVQYIENDCFRRQDLPDAWVHYHYVYSFRAGALPTLNSEMINADTHPYFLDETTRDRLIEIDEPEDYERWKAAGYPTGDHDD
- a CDS encoding GNAT family N-acetyltransferase — protein: MDTPLEACSERLTLRSFDYALVNEQYLSWLHDERVNRYLLKPNKDTTLDDVLAYVRGLVESPDNVFLAILDRATDEHIGNVRLGPMDHESRVCQYSMMIGNADYHGRGVGTETVALAADICFRTLGFRKLFLDVVEENKAAVRIYEKNGFQTEGVLRAHKLLNGRLHDLRIMSLFNPAER
- a CDS encoding N-acetylneuraminate synthase family protein, encoding MSIFIIGEIGINHNGDLDITKKLIDGAAEAGADAVKFQKRTIDNVYTKEFLDSPRESPWGTTQREQKEGLEFGLEEYRQIDAYCREKGIEWFASAWDLDAQDFLHGFDLKHDKVASAMLTNTPLLEKIAAKGRHTFISTGMHTMDEIAKAVEIFRKADCPFELMHCVSTYPMADEDANLRVMETLRERFGCNVGYSGHEVGLTVSVAAAALGASSIERHITLDRAMYGSDQAASVEMGGFNRLCRMIRTVEKALGSPEKQIGEKEQAIRKKLAPVNG